A region from the Thermodesulfobacteriota bacterium genome encodes:
- a CDS encoding GxxExxY protein, with product MDDKDLTGKIIAAAIAVHRELGPGFLESIYEEALCIELDLLKVPYERQKPIAIIYRAKIVGEHRMDLLVAHTVVVELKAIKALENIHFATVRSYMKATQAGSGLLLNFASMPLTVKRVGREFFQDKTAVFEDGET from the coding sequence AAGGATTTGACCGGAAAGATTATTGCTGCTGCTATTGCCGTACACCGGGAGCTTGGGCCAGGTTTTCTGGAATCAATATACGAGGAAGCCCTTTGTATCGAGCTAGACCTTCTAAAAGTTCCCTACGAAAGGCAGAAACCCATTGCGATTATATATCGCGCAAAGATAGTCGGGGAGCACCGCATGGATCTGTTAGTTGCCCACACTGTCGTCGTTGAACTCAAGGCAATCAAAGCCTTGGAGAATATCCATTTTGCTACAGTACGTTCCTACATGAAAGCAACCCAGGCGGGAAGCGGCCTGTTGCTCAATTTTGCCTCTATGCCGCTGACGGTTAAGAGAGTCGGACGTGAGTTTTTTCAGGATAAAACAGCAGTTTTCGAAGACGGTGAAACATAA